From the genome of Desulfobotulus pelophilus:
CTTACCCATGAAACATAGCGGATTAGGTTTGACGATACCTTTCCCTTAGGGTAAGGTACCGCATTTTGGGGCTGCTGTTTACGGCAGACAATGATTTTATCAGGAAAGAACAAGGGAGTTTCTTATTGTAAAGTTTTCTTTGCAATAGGAATCATTCCGTTAGGGAGAACCAATGGTATCAAAAAAATGGAGCACCATTTTCACACCCGAAAAAATGAAAAATTTATTTCCAGAAGATCGTTCCAATTCTTTTTTCGATGCACTGTTTGGGGATCCTGAGGAAGGAGCCTATGATATCAGCCTTACATTCCGGGGGGAAGGGGCAGAAGATGTACTGGATTTCGCTTTTGTGCTGGAACAGAGGCCTGGAAAGTGCCTTGTCTGCAGCCTGACCTATGGTTTGCCAGATGTTTTTATGCGTCACCCCGTGATCAATGTAAAAGGGCTTGTTTCCGATCTTGTTGCAGCCATTGGAGAGAATGCACAATGCAAGAGCTGGGAACTTGGTCCAACGCGGGAAATAAGCCGTTCCTCCCATGAAATCCCCTTACGCCTCACGATTGTTTCTGGCATGGAGTAATTCATGTGTTCTGTATTTTTTTGATGCGTAATAAAAAGAGTCGGGCTTTTGTTGGATATTGCCTGGCTTTTTCTATCGTTCATGCGGGTTTTTTTGTCTTGGTTTACAGTCTAAAGCCTTTGTATTCATGAGTTTTTTAGAACCACATGAAAATGCAGGGGGCCTTGACATTGACCTGCATAAGACGGCATATTGTTTATTTAAACACACAACAGAAACCGGGCTTGCAGGGCATGGCAGGAGGTGCTGCCGCCTGTCTGCAGGAACCATGGCAACAACGATTGATAACTTTGCTTAAAGAGACTCTGAATATGACCGCACAGTTAGCTAATCTTTTTAAACTTGCAGAAAACAGAACAACAGCACGTCAGGAAGTGATAGCAGGCCTTACCACCTTTCTGACCATGGCCTACATCATTTTCGTGAATCCCACCATATTGGAAAAAGCGGGAATGGACAAGGGAGCACTGATCACAGCAACTATCCTTGCTGCTGGCTTTGCGACCATACTCGTTGGGCTTTGGGCCAATGTGCCGTTTGGAATGGCGCCGGGCATGGGTTTGAATGCTTTTTTTGCCTACACTCTGGTTCAGGGGCAGGAGATGGCGTGGCAGACTGCTCTCGGTGTTGTTTTCATATCCGGTATCTTTTTTCTCCTGCTCACCCTGCTGGGTGTCCGAAAATGGATTATAGCCGCCATACCTGTGGAGTTACGTCTGGGAACCGCTGCGGGTATTGGTCTTTTCATTACATTTATCGGGCTTCAGAATCTTGGTCTGATTGTCCAGCATCCGGTTACCATGGTTGGTCTCGGTAAATTGACGACACCGGTTATCCTTGGGCTTGGAGGACTGGCATTGATAGCCATCCTTGAAGTGATGCGTATTCGGGGTTCCATACTTATCGGAATTATTGTCACAACTATTTTAGGTATGTTATCTGGTGTGGTGAGCGCTCCGGAGAAACTTTTTTCTACGCCTCCATCCATTGCTCCCATTTTCATGCAGCTGGACATTTTGTCTGCTCTGAAATGGGGGTTCGCTGGTGCCATCTTTTCGTTTATGTTTGTTGATCTTTTTGATTCCATAGGCACGGTTGTGGCGTGCTCTTATGAAGCAGAGATGGTGGAAGAAGATGGAACCATCCGGTCCATTGACAGGGTCCTTGAAGCGGATGCAGTGGCTACGGTTGCCGGTGCTCTCATGGGAACGAGCACGACCACTACTTATGTGGAATCCGGCGCCGGTATTGCAGAAGGTGGGCGAACAGGTCTTACGGCTCTGACAACGGGCCTTCTGTTCCTTTCAGCACTTCTTGTTACGCCTTTTATTGCCGTTGTACCTGCATTCGCAACGGCTCCGGCTCTTATTGTTGTGGGCGTATTCATGTTTAAAAATGTTCATAAAATTGATTTTCAGACATTTGAAACGGCTTTTCCGGCTTTTCTGACCATTATTTTGATGCCCTTGACCTACAGCATCAGCATGGGACTTTGTGTGGGGTTTCTCTCTTTTATTCTTGTATCATCGTTTTCAGGGAAAATTCGGACTATTCATCCTGTTATGTGGATTATTGGTGCTTTTTCTCTTGTTGAACTCCTGCTGAAAGCCTTATAAAAGTATATATGTTGTTTCTAACAGGCGGCTTTCGTTTCCCGAAGGCCGCCTGTTACAGCAAAATCAATGCTGCTGGTATTTTGAAAAAGAACAATCTTTCTTGTGCGTTTATGATGGTTAACAGCTTTCAAATATTGCAGGCATCATCGAACATGTGACCAATACTCAATCAGGATGTAACGGATACAGGAGAACTATGGAAGCTGCCCCTAATAAAGTGTATATCAGTGCCGGGCAGATGGAGCAGGATTGCTGGGCGTTTGCTAAGGATCTTTTCAGAAAGGGTCTGAATTTTGATCTTTTTGTTGGTGTAACCCGTGGTGGAGCCCAGGTATCCATCTATATGCAGGAAGTGTTCAGTGTTCTTACGGGCAAAATGAAGGGATACGCAACCATACAGGCTCGATCCTATGAGGGGTTTTTTGATGCCCGAAATAATGTGGAAGTGGACAATGTCGAGTCCGTAATTCGTCATGTGAAACCCGGCATCCGAATTCTTGTGATTGATGATATTTTTGACAGAGGGAAAACCTTTGAAGCTGTCAAGGATGCCATTATAAGGGAACTTCCCTATCCGGATGTGCATTTGTCCCTGGCGGCACTTTATTATAAACCGGAGAACAGTCAGGTTTCCATACGGCCGGATTATTTCTACCGAATTTTTGCTTCCCGAGACTGGCTGGTCCTGCCCCACGAACTGGATGGTTTAACCAGAGACGAGATGACTGCAAAAGGTTTTGTCTG
Proteins encoded in this window:
- a CDS encoding pancreas/duodenum homeobox protein 1, with the protein product MVSKKWSTIFTPEKMKNLFPEDRSNSFFDALFGDPEEGAYDISLTFRGEGAEDVLDFAFVLEQRPGKCLVCSLTYGLPDVFMRHPVINVKGLVSDLVAAIGENAQCKSWELGPTREISRSSHEIPLRLTIVSGME
- a CDS encoding phosphoribosyltransferase, with translation MEAAPNKVYISAGQMEQDCWAFAKDLFRKGLNFDLFVGVTRGGAQVSIYMQEVFSVLTGKMKGYATIQARSYEGFFDARNNVEVDNVESVIRHVKPGIRILVIDDIFDRGKTFEAVKDAIIRELPYPDVHLSLAALYYKPENSQVSIRPDYFYRIFASRDWLVLPHELDGLTRDEMTAKGFVWP
- a CDS encoding NCS2 family permease, encoding MTAQLANLFKLAENRTTARQEVIAGLTTFLTMAYIIFVNPTILEKAGMDKGALITATILAAGFATILVGLWANVPFGMAPGMGLNAFFAYTLVQGQEMAWQTALGVVFISGIFFLLLTLLGVRKWIIAAIPVELRLGTAAGIGLFITFIGLQNLGLIVQHPVTMVGLGKLTTPVILGLGGLALIAILEVMRIRGSILIGIIVTTILGMLSGVVSAPEKLFSTPPSIAPIFMQLDILSALKWGFAGAIFSFMFVDLFDSIGTVVACSYEAEMVEEDGTIRSIDRVLEADAVATVAGALMGTSTTTTYVESGAGIAEGGRTGLTALTTGLLFLSALLVTPFIAVVPAFATAPALIVVGVFMFKNVHKIDFQTFETAFPAFLTIILMPLTYSISMGLCVGFLSFILVSSFSGKIRTIHPVMWIIGAFSLVELLLKAL